A genomic region of Helicoverpa zea isolate HzStark_Cry1AcR chromosome 8, ilHelZeax1.1, whole genome shotgun sequence contains the following coding sequences:
- the LOC124632490 gene encoding cAMP-dependent protein kinase catalytic subunit beta-like: MKVENAAYESYDHAQQTAHLKTLDLLKHEFMQRVESPPITYEKSLQSFDNIKTIGTGAFSLVFLVRDTTSFTYHAMKAIDKEEVIRKKWLKQLSMEKKILLSVHFPFVTTMDYCLKDNVYVYFILPYMVGGELFTMLRKYGCLSEESSKFYAAQVVLALEYLHHCGVIHRDIKPENIVIGITGYIMLADMGFSKIIKTRTWTICGTPEYLAPEIITSKGYSFAVDWWSLGVLIFEMCAGYPPFFSADPMVLYEKVLRGHFKTPASMSSGCKSLVKHLLEVEPTKRMGALKAGVFDIKSDFWFVDINWNMILHQKVVPPFVPKNGAGDTSNFRDLPEQKVKVSPVCLYEKEFENF; this comes from the coding sequence atgaagGTAGAAAATGCAGCATACGAGTCATACGATCATGCTCAACAAACAGCGCACTTAAAAACATTAGATTTGTTAAAACACGAGTTTATGCAAAGAGTCGAAAGTCCCCCAATTACTTATGAAAAATCTCTACAAAGCTTCGATAACATTAAAACTATTGGTACTGGTGCATTTTCATTAGTGTTTTTAGTTCGAGATACCACAAGTTTTACGTATCATGCCATGAAAGCAATAGATAAAGAAGAGGTTATACGGAAAAAGTGGCTGAAGCAATTATCAATGGAAAAGAAGATTCTGCTAAGTGTCCATTTTCCATTCGTAACAACAATGGATTATTGTTTAAAAGATAatgtgtatgtttattttatattaccaTATATGGTTGGAGGTGAACTGTTTACAATGTTAAGGAAATATGGCTGTCTATCGGAAGAATCGAGTAAATTTTATGCAGCACAAGTGGTTCTAGCGTTAGAATATCTGCATCATTGTGGGGTTATTCACAGAGACATTAAACCCGAAAACATAGTTATCGGCATAACTGGTTATATAATGTTAGCTGATATGGGGTTcagcaaaattataaaaactcgAACGTGGACAATTTGCGGGACACCAGAATATTTGGCGCCGGAAATTATAACATCAAAAGGTTACTCGTTTGCCGTTGACTGGTGGTCATTAGGTGTGCTAATTTTTGAAATGTGTGCCGGCTATCCGCCTTTCTTCAGTGCGGACCCTATGGTCTTATACGAGAAAGTTCTTAGAGGTCACTTTAAGACACCGGCGAGCATGTCTAGTGGCTGCAAATCTTTAGTAAAGCATTTGTTAGAAGTAGAACCTACTAAGCGCATGGGTGCACTCAAAGCAGGTGTGTTTGATATCAAAAGCGATTTTTGGTTCGTTGATATTAATTGGAATATGATACTACATCAAAAAGTGGTGCCTCCATTTGTTCCTAAAAATGGAGCAGGTGATACATCAAATTTTCGAGATTTACCAGAACAGAAGGTTAAGGTATCTCCGGTTTGTTTATATGAAAAAGAATTTGAAAACTTTTAG
- the LOC124632403 gene encoding odorant receptor 4-like isoform X3, translating to MVQRLRRHWKCSVHMLSLDIAVFGETIWLIIGLVLGATLWEITYLLPCLTLCLLGNFKVYYFIRHLQHVNEAARILRNLQSNGKHSEEIEREMNNWLTFLSSVTKLLLTLTTLGVLAFALGPFLITGSYYFSTGEIKLVLPFLIWYPFDEFDIRIWPVVYLHQLWADCFFFTCCTFIHIQFRILQNNLKEIVKVDARNRPDITTDTFKAELVQLVNDHRELIRCVNLLEITYSRSTLFNVVTSSLIICATGFNLMVIENLALMAPFTSFLTFGLLQVFFYCYYGDYVMRSSIGVGDAVYNSRWYKTGAPERKYLLIVLLRSQKPCRLSAYGFTDINLTAFTRILSKSWSYFALLKTMYHPE from the exons ATGGTGCAACGTTTGAGAAGGCACTGGAAATGTTCCGTGCACATGCTGTCTCTAGACATTGCCGTTTTTGGTGAAACCATATGGTTGATTATAGGTTTAGTCCTTGGTGCCACTCTGTGGGAAATTACTTACTTACTACCCTGCCTCACGCTTTGTCTGCTGGGAAATTTCAAAGTTTACTACTTTATCCGTCACTTGCAACATGTAAACGAAGCGGCCAGGATATTGAGGAACTTACAAAGTAATGGAAAGCATAGTGAAGAAATTGAACGCGAAATGAACAACTGGCTGACTTTTCTATCTTCAGTAACTAAACTACTTCTTACGTTGACTACTCTGGGAGTTCTGGCGTTTGCACTTGGACCCTTTTTGATCACTggttcttattattttagtacagGTGAAATTAAACTCGTTTTGCCCTTTCTTATATGGTATCCTTTTGATGAGTTTGATATAAGAATCTGGCCAGTTGTGTATTTGCATCAACTATGGGCTG ATTGTTTCTTCTTTACTTGCTGTACATTTATTCACATTCAATTTCGGATActacaaaacaatttaaaggAGATTGTTAAAGTGGACGCTAGGAATCGACCAGATATTACAACTGATACATTTAAGGCGGAGTTGGTGCAACTTGTTAACGACCATCGAGAACTGATAAG ATGCGTGAATTTATTGGAGATCACATATTCGCGTTCAACTTTATTCAATGTTGTCACTAGTTCCTTGATCATTTGTGCTACTGGATTTAATTTGATG GTTATCGAAAACCTAGCTCTAATGGCGCCTTTCACCTCGTTCCTCACATTTGGCTTGCTCCAAGTGTTCTTCTATTGTTACTACGGCGATTACGTGATGAGATCT AGCATTGGAGTAGGCGATGCTGTTTACAACAGTCGCTGGTACAAAACAGGAGCGCCTGAGAGAAAATATCTTTTGATTGTTTTACTTCG GTCTCAAAAGCCTTGCAGGCTATCAGCTTACGGCTTTACCGATATTAATTTAACAGCATTTACTCGG ataTTAAGTAAGTCGTGGTCTTACTTCGCTCTTCTGAAAACTATGTATCACCCTGAATGA
- the LOC124632403 gene encoding odorant receptor 4-like isoform X4, translated as MVQRLRRHWKCSVHMLSLDIAVFGETIWLIIGLVLGATLWEITYLLPCLTLCLLGNFKVYYFIRHLQHVNEAARILRNLQSNGKHSEEIEREMNNWLTFLSSVTKLLLTLTTLGVLAFALGPFLITGSYYFSTGEIKLVLPFLIWYPFDEFDIRIWPVVYLHQLWAAWVCVFSVYGPDCFFFTCCTFIHIQFRILQNNLKEIVKVDARNRPDITTDTFKAELVQLVNDHRELIRCVNLLEITYSRSTLFNVVTSSLIICATGFNLMVIENLALMAPFTSFLTFGLLQVFFYCYYGDYVMRSSIGVGDAVYNSRWYKTGAPERKYLLIVLLRLVKHY; from the exons ATGGTGCAACGTTTGAGAAGGCACTGGAAATGTTCCGTGCACATGCTGTCTCTAGACATTGCCGTTTTTGGTGAAACCATATGGTTGATTATAGGTTTAGTCCTTGGTGCCACTCTGTGGGAAATTACTTACTTACTACCCTGCCTCACGCTTTGTCTGCTGGGAAATTTCAAAGTTTACTACTTTATCCGTCACTTGCAACATGTAAACGAAGCGGCCAGGATATTGAGGAACTTACAAAGTAATGGAAAGCATAGTGAAGAAATTGAACGCGAAATGAACAACTGGCTGACTTTTCTATCTTCAGTAACTAAACTACTTCTTACGTTGACTACTCTGGGAGTTCTGGCGTTTGCACTTGGACCCTTTTTGATCACTggttcttattattttagtacagGTGAAATTAAACTCGTTTTGCCCTTTCTTATATGGTATCCTTTTGATGAGTTTGATATAAGAATCTGGCCAGTTGTGTATTTGCATCAACTATGGGCTG cctGGGTATGCGTTTTCTCCGTTTATGGACCAGATTGTTTCTTCTTTACTTGCTGTACATTTATTCACATTCAATTTCGGATActacaaaacaatttaaaggAGATTGTTAAAGTGGACGCTAGGAATCGACCAGATATTACAACTGATACATTTAAGGCGGAGTTGGTGCAACTTGTTAACGACCATCGAGAACTGATAAG ATGCGTGAATTTATTGGAGATCACATATTCGCGTTCAACTTTATTCAATGTTGTCACTAGTTCCTTGATCATTTGTGCTACTGGATTTAATTTGATG GTTATCGAAAACCTAGCTCTAATGGCGCCTTTCACCTCGTTCCTCACATTTGGCTTGCTCCAAGTGTTCTTCTATTGTTACTACGGCGATTACGTGATGAGATCT AGCATTGGAGTAGGCGATGCTGTTTACAACAGTCGCTGGTACAAAACAGGAGCGCCTGAGAGAAAATATCTTTTGATTGTTTTACTTCGGTTAGTAAAACATTATTAG
- the LOC124632403 gene encoding odorant receptor 4-like isoform X2: MLEQFDKCLRSVNLYLKFLGLHLESKDTNKTFVERSRSHRLYFAHLFSLNLEVVAQVLWVLEAVITGKSFVEITRLIPCLILCLISNFKTLSLLYYGRHNNEFIVTMRSLLLNQMQVEEKEHRVRKNLIDKHVLILTSISKKISYVIVLGLLMFALAPAFIIIPHYFKTDEVKLEMPFIAYYPFNEFDLRIYPWVYFHQVYSVIAMIMVYGPDCFFFTCCTFIHIQFSLLNNDMERIVTEESPRYDKTKFKKLAVRHIELMRCVNLLEKIFSKSILFNALTSSVIICVTGFNVLVVDNIVMMASFTAFLIFGLMQIFLYCYYGDTIMRSSMEVSTSIYNSLWYNIPAADRKGFLIVIIRAQKPCALTANGFFKMNLSAFASILSKSWSYFALLKTMYHPE, translated from the exons ATGCTCGAGCAATTTGATAAATGTTTAAGAAGTGTAAACCTTTATTTGAAGTTCCTCGGTTTGCATCTGGAGAGTAAAGACACGAACAAAACTTTTGTAGAACGTTCTCGAAGCCACCGACTTTATTTTGCACACCTTTTCTCTTTGAACCTCGAGGTTGTCGCCCAAGTGCTCTGGGTTTTAGAAGCTGTCATCACGGGGAAAAGTTTCGTGGAAATAACACGTTTGATTCCCTGCCTTATTCTTTGCTTAATAAGTAACTTTAAAACTTTATCGCTTTTATACTACGGTCGACATAACAATGAATTCATTGTTACAATGAGAAGTTTGTTGTTGAATCAAATGCAAGTTGAAGAAAAGGAACATCGCGTCAGAAAGAACTTAATTGACAAACATGTTTTGATACTAACGAGTATTTCAAAAAAGATAAGTTACGTGATTGTACTGGGTTTGTTAATGTTCGCATTGGCTCCTGCATTTATTATTATaccgcattattttaaaaccgatGAAGTTAAGTTGGAAATGCCGTTTATAGCTTATTATCCGTTCAATGAATTTGATTTACGGATTTATCCTTGGGTATACTTCCATCAAGTATACTCAG TAATTGCCATGATCATGGTGTACGGACCCGACTGCTTTTTCTTCACTTGCTGTACCTTTATTCACATACAGTTTTCACTACTAAATAACGACATGGAGAGAATTGTCACTGAAGAATCACCTAGAtatgataaaacaaaattcaaaaaacttGCTGTTCGCCACATTGAATTGATGCG GTGCGTCAATTTGCTCGAgaagatattttcaaaatcgATATTATTTAACGCATTGACTAGTTCAGTTATTATATGTGTTACTGGATTCAACGTTTTG GTGGTCGATAATATTGTGATGATGGCATCTTTCACGGCGTTTTTAATTTTCGGCTTGATGCAAATATTCTTGTATTGCTATTATGGCGATACTATAATGAGATCT agcatggaagtaagcaccTCCATTTATAACAGTCTATGGTACAATATACCTGCAGCAGACAGGAAGGGATTTCTCATAGTTATCATCAG AGCCCAAAAGCCCTGTGCATTAACCGCGAACGgatttttcaaaatgaatttGTCGGCTTTTGCCAGT ataTTAAGTAAGTCGTGGTCTTACTTCGCTCTTCTGAAAACTATGTATCACCCTGAATGA
- the LOC124632403 gene encoding odorant receptor 4-like isoform X1, producing MLEQFDKCLRSVNLYLKFLGLHLESKDTNKTFVERSRSHRLYFAHLFSLNLEVVAQVLWVLEAVITGKSFVEITRLIPCLILCLISNFKTLSLLYYGRHNNEFIVTMRSLLLNQMQVEEKEHRVRKNLIDKHVLILTSISKKISYVIVLGLLMFALAPAFIIIPHYFKTDEVKLEMPFIAYYPFNEFDLRIYPWVYFHQVYSAVIAMIMVYGPDCFFFTCCTFIHIQFSLLNNDMERIVTEESPRYDKTKFKKLAVRHIELMRCVNLLEKIFSKSILFNALTSSVIICVTGFNVLVVDNIVMMASFTAFLIFGLMQIFLYCYYGDTIMRSSMEVSTSIYNSLWYNIPAADRKGFLIVIIRAQKPCALTANGFFKMNLSAFASILSKSWSYFALLKTMYHPE from the exons ATGCTCGAGCAATTTGATAAATGTTTAAGAAGTGTAAACCTTTATTTGAAGTTCCTCGGTTTGCATCTGGAGAGTAAAGACACGAACAAAACTTTTGTAGAACGTTCTCGAAGCCACCGACTTTATTTTGCACACCTTTTCTCTTTGAACCTCGAGGTTGTCGCCCAAGTGCTCTGGGTTTTAGAAGCTGTCATCACGGGGAAAAGTTTCGTGGAAATAACACGTTTGATTCCCTGCCTTATTCTTTGCTTAATAAGTAACTTTAAAACTTTATCGCTTTTATACTACGGTCGACATAACAATGAATTCATTGTTACAATGAGAAGTTTGTTGTTGAATCAAATGCAAGTTGAAGAAAAGGAACATCGCGTCAGAAAGAACTTAATTGACAAACATGTTTTGATACTAACGAGTATTTCAAAAAAGATAAGTTACGTGATTGTACTGGGTTTGTTAATGTTCGCATTGGCTCCTGCATTTATTATTATaccgcattattttaaaaccgatGAAGTTAAGTTGGAAATGCCGTTTATAGCTTATTATCCGTTCAATGAATTTGATTTACGGATTTATCCTTGGGTATACTTCCATCAAGTATACTCAG caGTAATTGCCATGATCATGGTGTACGGACCCGACTGCTTTTTCTTCACTTGCTGTACCTTTATTCACATACAGTTTTCACTACTAAATAACGACATGGAGAGAATTGTCACTGAAGAATCACCTAGAtatgataaaacaaaattcaaaaaacttGCTGTTCGCCACATTGAATTGATGCG GTGCGTCAATTTGCTCGAgaagatattttcaaaatcgATATTATTTAACGCATTGACTAGTTCAGTTATTATATGTGTTACTGGATTCAACGTTTTG GTGGTCGATAATATTGTGATGATGGCATCTTTCACGGCGTTTTTAATTTTCGGCTTGATGCAAATATTCTTGTATTGCTATTATGGCGATACTATAATGAGATCT agcatggaagtaagcaccTCCATTTATAACAGTCTATGGTACAATATACCTGCAGCAGACAGGAAGGGATTTCTCATAGTTATCATCAG AGCCCAAAAGCCCTGTGCATTAACCGCGAACGgatttttcaaaatgaatttGTCGGCTTTTGCCAGT ataTTAAGTAAGTCGTGGTCTTACTTCGCTCTTCTGAAAACTATGTATCACCCTGAATGA
- the LOC124632354 gene encoding uncharacterized protein LOC124632354 produces the protein MMSQTEIPKKRALPRLMACMTKNSLDNFRSKALFSLAILDSNGIRRRKFPLYECLILELKEAGYSDSSGYLQDLIYDNKQLVSQDDIGIVVDLRKRDDYLEHICDILQKAEKQRDRGNIKQECEHILGLAMFYAEKEKGILWLAEKFYQLAIAVSSKYLVDGGRLKAVCKYHYGKFLLDKFPGADPEEPFMLLTEVRDSAIGKNWLLYEPKEEGEEAPPDTVFGSTALQLHRVLLNKARAVRKEDTPKAERLARLAERRAKDAGETGKTAEAIIEIGICQLMMNNLNNAQKTFERAFKIHERSQNVEGLCEARMHLAAVMQRLGEHEAAAKLLTEMGAIAMEHGLRRQLGRALHLLGELHLRRERPELGTQHLAEAFLCFMGFRFQAMQSEDIIGLDEVQDEDLDAIYVGETKEMYEEEAEQARLMCAISAGQELMASYFNLLREAGDCAVAKMKTIEWKLSHARWWVKRRHHDFLPCMCPAHKRTPLDVLWIQVECKKSLVHVSMFDFSNEALGRTSTIHDIRKLHSSYLRTIDSKAALDIQ, from the exons ATGATGTCTCAGACTGAGATTCCCAAGAAACGAGCCTTGCCAAGGTTGATGGCATGTATGACCAAAAACAGTTTGGACAATTTTCGTAGCAAAGCTCTGTTCTCTTTAGCCATTCTCGATTCCAACGGCATACGAAG GCGAAAATTTCCTTTATACGAGTGCCTGATTTTGGAACTCAAAGAAGCTGGTTATTCAGATTCTTCGGGATATCTGCAAGACTTGATCTACGATAACAAACAGCTGGTCAGCCAGGACGATATAGGAATTGTAGTGGACCTCAGGAAAAGAGACGATTATCTTGAACATATATGTGATATTCTGCAAAAGGCTGAAAAACAACGCGATAGGG GTAATATAAAGCAGGAGTGCGAACACATACTCGGCCTTGCAATGTTCTATGCTGAAAAGGAAAAGGGTATCTTGTGGCTTGCTGAAAAATTCTATCAATTAGCTATTGCTGTATCCAGCAAGTATCTCGTCGATGGCGGTCGACTGAAAGCTGTCTGCAAATATCACTACGGAAAGTTTCTGTTGGATAAAT TTCCTGGAGCAGATCCTGAGGAACCATTTATGTTGCTGACAGAAGTTCGAGATTCTGCCATCGGAAAG AATTGGCTCTTGTACGAACCGAAAGAGGAAGGAGAAGAGGCTCCTCCAGATACAGTGTTTGGGTCTACTGCCCTTCAGTTGCATAGAGTACTTCTCAACAAAGCAAGAGCGGTGAGGAAGGAGGACACTCCTAAAGCAGAAAGGTTGGCACGCTTGGCTGAGAGGAGAGCTAAAGATG cTGGGGAGACTGGCAAAACAGCAGAAGCGATAATTGAGATTGGCATTTGTCAGCTCATGATGAACAATTTGAACAACGCTCAGAAAACTTTTGAGAGGGCGTTCAAAATACATGAGCGGAGCCAAAACGTAGAAGGGCTTTGCGAAGCTAGAATGCACCTGGCTGCAGTTATGCAACG ATTGGGTGAACATGAAGCTGCGGCCAAGTTGCTAACAGAGATGGGAGCCATTGCCATGGAACATGGCTTGAGGCGTCAGCTTGGACGGGCCCTGCACTTACTTGGCGAGCTACATCTGAGGAGAGAGCGCCCGGAGTTGGGCACGCAACACTTGGCTGAGGCGTTTCTTTGCTTCATGGGATTTAGGTTTCAGGCA ATGCAAAGTGAAGACATAATAGGTTTAGATGAGGTTCAGGATGAAGACCTTGATGCTATATACGTGGGTGAAACGAAAGAAATGTACGAAGAGGAAGCTGAACAAGCAAGACTTATGTGTGCCATTTCTGCAG GTCAAGAACTAATGGCTTCCTACTTCAATTTGCTGAGGGAAGCCGGAGACTGTGCGGTGGCTAAAATGAAAACGATTGAATGGAAACTGTCGCACGCGCGCTGGTGGGTCAAGCGACGTCATCACGATTTCCTGCCGTGTATGTGCCCCGCACATAAGCGGACTCCGCTAGATGTACTGTG gaTTCAAGTGGAGTGCAAGAAGTCGCTAGTGCACGTTTCTATGTTTGACTTCTCCAACGAAGCACTTGGTAGAACATCCACAATTCACGATATCCGTAAACTTCATAGCAGCTACCTTCGTACCATCGACAGCAAAGCTGCACTAGACATACAATAG